The following proteins come from a genomic window of Deltaproteobacteria bacterium:
- a CDS encoding TetR/AcrR family transcriptional regulator codes for MTSPSPTPRRRTRPRRVGRPRASARSADVRTDLLAAARATFATRGYAGVSLREVAKTAGTTAAMVSYYFGDKDGLYAALLQDALADVLARVRAGLAARAAAGAPPGSLHVLFEVAAEALGSVPWIPQLVVREVLSEDAPFRDSFIDEYARPMSQLLRGALRAEIAAGRLRADLDVDLAFASLLGLAAFPFVARPVLERVLGFAYDDAFVARLSAHTQRLFVEGARS; via the coding sequence GTGACGTCCCCCTCCCCCACGCCACGCCGCCGCACGCGTCCGCGTCGCGTCGGCCGCCCGCGCGCGAGCGCGCGCAGCGCCGACGTGCGCACAGACCTTCTCGCCGCGGCGCGCGCGACGTTCGCGACGCGCGGCTACGCCGGCGTCTCGCTGCGCGAAGTCGCGAAGACCGCGGGCACGACTGCCGCGATGGTCTCCTACTACTTCGGCGACAAGGACGGCCTCTACGCCGCGCTGCTGCAGGATGCGCTCGCTGACGTGCTCGCGCGCGTGCGCGCCGGGCTCGCGGCGCGCGCCGCTGCGGGCGCGCCGCCCGGCTCACTGCACGTCCTGTTCGAAGTCGCCGCGGAGGCGCTGGGCAGCGTGCCGTGGATTCCGCAGCTCGTCGTGCGCGAAGTGCTGAGCGAGGACGCGCCCTTCCGCGACAGCTTCATCGACGAGTACGCGCGCCCGATGTCGCAGCTGCTGCGCGGCGCGCTGCGCGCCGAGATCGCCGCGGGACGGTTGCGCGCCGACCTCGACGTCGATCTCGCCTTCGCTTCGCTGCTCGGCCTCGCGGCGTTCCCGTTCGTGGCGCGCCCGGTACTCGAGCGCGTGCTCGGTTTCGCCTACGACGACGCCTTCGTCGCGCGCCTTTCGGCCCACACCCAGCGCCTGTTCGTGGAAGGAGCTCGCTCGTGA